TTTCATAACTACTTTTATTGtagcagatttttaaatacaaatCCGGGTCTACTATCCCATTACTAAATTTTTGGCCTCCACCTAAAACTCGTGGGAATATGGAATATCTTGCATCCTTTTCGCGAGTTCAAACTCCTTTGAAAAATGTTCAAGGTTTCTTCAAGGGTTTTGATTCAGGCTTGAACTATGCCTTTTTGGTTCTTTGCTTTCTTCTATATGCATAGTCCCCTCAttgttggagctttgaagtatgaaatctcgaacACTAGATCACTCATTTCTTTTGGTTCATTCCCTGAAAAGGAAAATACGAACGAGACTCGGAGATAATTATTTAGATGACGACTGCATAACCCTTTTTCCATAAAAAACATTGCAACCTAGACCGGGAATAACTCAGTATTCTCCGTGTCTTTcgggtctaatatcatcatttagTGTGGGCTAACTTTTTTTCTATCGtctaaaatggttagtaaaattcaaaagaagaaaataaaattgaaCTTGCGTGATACCTGACAGTGGGCACTTTCCTCGTCTAgaagtaatacttcttcaaatgAACTGCATTCCAGTTCGATAGTAGCATCTTGCCATCCATGGTTTCCAACTCGTATGCTCATTTTCCAGTGATGCCTTGAACTCTATAtgggccttcccaatttgggaTCAACTTTTCTGTATTGGCTGCTTTTGTTGACCGGAACACCTTTTTGAGGacgaagtccccaatcttgaagtaTCTCAAATTAGCCTTCCTGTTGTAATATCGTTCAATCATCTGTTTTTGAGCTACCATTCAAATTAATGTTGATTCTCTCCTTTTTTCTAATAAATTCAAATTTACTCGCATCTCCTCATTATTTGCTTCCTCAGTAGCATGTGTGTATCTCGTACTTGGTTCACCTATATTTACCGGAATCAAAGTTTTTGTACCATATACAAGCGAAAATAGAGTCTCACCCGTACTTGTTTTTGATGTCGTTCGATAACCCCATAACACCCCCGGTAATACTtttggccatttgccttttgattcTTCTAATCTGTTTTTCAAGTTATTGATAATAAATTTATTTGTCGATTCAGCTTGTTCGTTAGCCACAGAGTGGTAAGGTGTGGATGTAATCTATTTAATCTGCCAACATTGAAAGAATTCTATGATTCTCGTGCCTATGAATTGCGGGCCATTGTCACATACGATTTCCTTTGGAACCCCAAATCGATATATAATGTTTCGCCAAATAAAATCCCTGACTTATTTTTCCCGCACCTGTTTGAAAGcacctgcttctacccatttcgaAAAACAATCTGTCAAAACTAACAGAAAAtgtacctttcctttagcttgaGGCAACAGACCTACAATGTCCATGCCCCATTTCATGAAGTTCCATGGTGAAATAACTTAATGCAACAGTTCTGTTGGGCGGTGCATGTTATTGGCATATCGTTGACATTTATCGCACCTGGCTACAAAGTTTTCTACTTCTTTttccatttttggccaataataCCCTGTCTTTACCAATGATCTTCCCCCGACGTGATTTACATAATGTCCCTTATGTACTTCTCTCATCACATACTCCGTTTGTGATGGACCGAGACACTGTGCTAAAGGTCCGGCAAACATATTTCGATATAAATTTCCACGAATTAATCAATACCAAGCGACTTTTTGTCGAAGAAATTGTGACTTCTTCTTGTCCTTAGGCAAGATACCATACTGCAAAAGGTTAAcaaatttgtttctccaatcccaagttagatTACTAAAATTTACCTCACTCTTGTCTTGGTTGAGTACCGAATGAAACAAATGTATCACAATAACATTTTCTGCATTAGTTTCATCCTTGACAAACGCGAGATTCGCCAACGCATCTACTTCTGCATTCTCTTCCATGGGTATCTGCACAGCCTTCCATGTCTGAAATTGTTTAAGCAATTCTTGTACCTTTTCCAGGTATTGTTGCATTCGCGTTTCTCCTGCCACGTAAGTCTCCTATATCTGGTTAACTACCAACGGTGAGTCACTTTTGATCACAACCTGTTCTATACCAAGTTCTCATGCCAATTCCAAGCCTGCATTCATAGCTTCGTACTATGCCTCATTGTTAGTGATTGGATAATATTTATTGCTTGTCTTATGACTTCACCTGAAGGTGGAATCAGAATATTTCCTAAATCTGCTCCTTTAACGTTTGAAGAACCATCGGTAAATAGGATCCAAGTCCCCGTATTAGCTCCAGTAGAAACCTGTAGTTCCTTTTCTGCTTCAGGAATTAAATTCGTGCTAAAATTCGCTACAAAATCTGCTAAAACATGCTATTTTATTGTAGTTCTTGGCTGATATATAATAACATACTCACTGAGTTCTATTTCCCATTTAGCTAATCTACCTAATAATTTTTGTTTATGCAGTATGGTCCTCAGGGGGGAAGCAGTTATAACAGaaataggatgacattgaaaatagggTCTTAACTTCCTATATGCCATAATTAATGCTAAAGCAAGCTTTTCCAAGTGTGGATATCATTTCTCAACATCTAGtaaagatttactaacataataaattgggtATTGTTTACCTTTATCTTCTCGTACCAACACCGCACTTACCACTACTTCTAACACAACAAGGTAAATAAGCAACCTTTCACCGTCTTTTAGTTTTTCTAGCAAAGGCAGATTTGACAGATACGACTTTAGGTCCTTGAGAGCTTGTTGGCACTCAtcagtccattcaaactgattctgatttttcaatactgaaaagaatttaaaactttTTTCTGATGACTTTGATATAAACCTCCCCAGGACTGTTATCCTGTCTGTTAATCTCTGCACTTCTTCCTTGCTTGTGAGTATATCTGGTATTTCCTTGATAACTTTGATCTGCGCATGATTCACTTCAATACCCCTATTAAAAATAAGAAAACCTAAAAACTTACTTGAAGCCACGCCAAATGCACATTTTTTGGATTTAGCTTCATATTATACTTGCGGAGAATCTCAAAAGTGTCTGACAATTGTTGAAAATAATCTCCCGCCTGTGTTGACTTGACTaacatatcatctatgtagacttccatagtttttcccaAATGTTCTTGAAATATTGTAGTCACCAATCTTTGATACGTGACTGCAGCATATTTCAAGTCAAATGGCATGATTTTATAACAATTAGTCCCCATGTATGTgataaacgaagttttttcctcgTGTAGAGGTTCATTTTTATTTGGTTATATCCTGAATACGTATCtaaaaaactcaaaatttcatgtCATACGGTAGAATCAATTAGTTGATCTATATGTAGTAAAGGAAATGAATCTTTAAAACAAGCCttatttaaatcagtataatcTACACAAACTCTCTATTTTCCATTCTTTTTGGGAACTACCATGGTATTAGCTAACCAGTCAGGGTACTTTACGTCTTGTATTGACCCAATTTTTAAAAACTTTTGTACCTCATCATGGACCACTTTATTTTTGAAGGATCCTTGCTTCCTCTTCTTCTGCTTGACAGGTGGGTATAATGGATCCTCACTTAGTTTGTGGTCATCACCTCCggtggtatacctgtcatatctgagtgcgaccaagcaaagcaatatGAGTTTGCTCgtaaaaattcaattaacttacctttcatttcTGGGCTTAAATTTGCTCCGATGTAAACATTTTTGTGTGGCCAATGTACAAATAGCATTACACCTTGGAGCTCTTCAGTAGTTGTcttaatattttcattttcttctgGATCTTGAATAACATCGGGTCTCGAATCAACATCAGTCTATCTTAGTGTGTCTTCAGTTGAGGTCTTTGTAGCAACGTCCTCAACCGAATTCTGTAGTTGCTATTTCGCGTCTGCATCATTGGTTATTGTGCTTGCAATCATCACTGAGTTGATAATTCTTGAAGCTTGTTGATCTCCACAGATTTGACGAATTCCCCACTGTGAAGGAAATTTTATAACTTGATGTAATATGGATAGGACATCGTCCATATCGTGAATCCACGGTCTTCCAAAATTATGTTATAGGCCATGTCCGCGTTTATCACCTGAAACTTTGTATCCTTGAAAACTCCTTCTGCAAATGTGGTGAGTACTACTTCCCCTTTTGTGATAACGCTTGAATTATAAAACCCGGACAAGGATCGTGCCTTTGGTATCATCTTATAATTATCTTGCATTTCATTCACCACCCTCAGTAAAATGATGTTCattgagctacctggatcaatcaaaactccTTTTACGTAAGTATCATGTGCAAGTAgagatattaccaatgcatcattatgAGGAATTATCAAGTCGTCTGCATCCTCATCATCGAATGTAATACTGTTAACATCCAACACCTGACGAACTCGCTTCCCGTGAGTAACCGTGACTTTTGACATCTTTTTTTCAGCTGTATATGTTCCTCCATTGACCTCATCTCCCCCAATTATTACATTAACTGTTCTTTTTGGTGATGAAGGTTTTGGGGGCTCTTGTCTTTTCTTCATATATGATTATCTTCTTTTTTCAGTGAACAAATCAGTAAGATAACCTTTCTTCAACAGATGCTCGACTTCTCCTTGCAGAAGTCTACATTATGTTGTTCTATGGCCATAATCGTTATGAAACCCGCACCATAAATCTAGATTTCTTCTGCTTGGATCTGATTTCATTTCTTTAGGCCGTCACACCTTATCCCCCATATCTCTTAAAAGAACTACTAACTTGGAGGTGCTGACATAAAAGTTGTAATCTCCTATCCTCGCTTGCGTATTGGAGTCATTGCTTCGGGCATCCCGTTCCTTTCTGAACCTCGATGAAGAACTCATGTCTTTTTGCCTTAGTCTTGAGTTGAATCGTGCGCTTTTCTGTTTAGATCGAGAGTCTCGCCCAGCAGGTCCTATGTACGGCTCGTACCTATTTTTATCGGATCTGTTTTCTGATTCTGCACGTCTCGATCCTGCTCTTTCATCGGCCCTTGGTTGTGTGATCGTATCTTCTTCTATATCCAACTTCGTACTATACCTGTTATACACATCGTTCCAAGTTGTTGCTGAAAATTCTCGCAAACTTTCCTTCGGCCTTCTCGTTTCTGAACTTTTCTCGTACAAGTTGCTCGAGAAGGCCATAGCCGCCCTGTTATCAGGTACTCGAGGTAACATCATCCTCTCCTGCTGGAATCTGTCTACGAATTCTCTGAGCAATTCTGTATTCCCCTGCTTAACCTTAAAGATGTCTTCCATCCTTTTCATAGCTTTTTGAGCTCCCGAATGTActtttataaatgaatctgcaagctcCGTAAAAGAATCAATATAATTTTTAGGTAAAtgagaataccatgttaatgctccCTTCGTGAGTGTTTCACCAAACGTTTTGACCAAAACCGATTCGATTTCTTGTTTGTTAAATCGTTTCCTTTAACGCCAGTAGTGAACGCATTTACATGATCTCGAGGGTCAGTTGTTCCATCGTATTTGGGAATATCaggcattttaaactttttaggAATTGGTAAAGATGTTGCACTTGGCTTCCAGGGTTGTTGTTAATACTTGTCAATATCTACCCCTTTGATTACGGGTGACACGCATGGTATCTGCTCTATATGATCGTTATGCTCCTTCAACTATTTCTGCAAAGTTTGCACTATACTTTATAAATTAGAATTATTTGGAGTACCTTATCCTCCATCACGGGATTCATTATGATTTTCTCCACTACCAAAATTATCAAGCCCTAAACGCGGGTTATCTAGAGTTGTTTTGTTAACTAGTGGAGGAGTTTGCACCGCATTAGGTAATCCAATGATAGAAGCTTGCAGCACATTATTCACATGCTCCGCAGCTAATTTATTTAGAGCGTCTTGCTCCACAGTTTGGTCGTTTCCCTGTTGATCGTCAGCACGAGAAGTGGACCTTGCAGGCGAAGTTCCACATGACTATTGAAGGGATCCCGTTGGTGTGTGGTGTGGTGAAGTTGCACCTTATTGGTTTTGCTGATTGTTGTCGTTAACGGTAGACATATTTGATTGTTAGCAATTGGAAAGTGAACAGATTATCATATTCCCGGTAACataaccaatttgtttaaccaaaaatacATTTCTCGGTCAAAACCAATATCTAGAAGAAATTGGGTTATtgataaccaagatttacttcaATTTTCCAATAATTTTAGAAGAATAGATCAAAGAATGGAAATGATTGACAATGGAAAATAAGAAATAAACTGATAATCACTCCCCAAAATTAAGTCTTAAGGCCTAGAGAATAAAGCAAAGAAGAATAGTGTGGATTTCAATAACAATCGTCCTTTTTTCTTTCAAAATGAGATTTCTGTCCTTATATAGGAGCATACAATTATAACGATTCTCATACTTAATTTGGGCTCACTAATGGTATTAATTGTATTGATTGCATGTTACCATATGTAACCATAGCTGATACATTTATGACTAAAGATTACATATAATTGTACCGATTCCCCTTCCTTGTTTATTTCTGGTTCATGTACCTTCCCTTCTttgcagcctttatgcatttcaTTTCTATTTCATCTTTAACAGTTGTGAGGTTCGGTTCTTTTCTCTACATAACCCTGTGAGTGTTTCTCCCGTATCTTTCCTGCATTCTTAACTCATCTAATTGAGAATGTCACTTGTCGTTACATTGATGCTCCATGTGTCATGCCCAGTTAGCTTGCTGACATTCCACGTATCATGTCTTTTTTCCATCAATACATGAAGGTCACGAAggttctgcagattctggtgccGAGTCAAGCTCCGGTGAAGATTAGGCAGAGATGCCTTAGCtccctttttttttcctttttgaacattttctttttttttattttgaggccgttttatcgtgcctttgtacatattttttgaaatatataaCATTTTTACTTTGGCAACACCCTGTCTTATACAGTTAAGCTTCTATTTGcaattttgttatttttttatttgtggGTCATTCTTAATGCCTTAGCATATAATTAGATGTAATCTGGAGCATCCGTTCTCTTAAAACCCGAATAAGGCCTGATTTCGATTATAACTCCGGATTGTTCGTGGCTtcaaaattttgataaaaatcaaAAGCTATTAAGAAACTTGAGTGTTTCATTCATATACGACGGTGTTTTACTGAGGGTAACCCTTTTAATAGGTTTCAATTATACGTAAGGGCCTTACTTTCTTTGTACGGACTACGGACGTCTCCCAGCCGTTTTAGGTTGGCCGTAGCCTTTCATGTTTGGGCCCTACCTAATAGGCTCGATGCCTTCGGGATTCGATAGCCCAGGCCATCCAATTTTTTATcagacgacagtccccgagtcggGGTAGCTCATGGGCTTTAGGATCCGTTGTGATTCATCGATGGAGCGAAATTCATAGTGATAAAGTATAAAAAAAGCAAATATTTCTTTCATGGTTTTGTATGTAGAGTACATAATCATGGGCGTATAAGCCTTGTGTCGTGGCTACAGTGGCTACATGGGTACGGTTCATTTGATCGCTTGACCCTTAAAACGAGTCCTAACTACCAAGTATTGGCTTTTAGTATTAAGTGATTGCACAATCTAAAGATCTTAACCTAGGGGTAATAGCCCCCATTATCTGAGGCTGAATGTGTGAGGGCTCGAATGTTGCTGGTTCGGTGCAAATGATCAGAAATTCTAGTTTTAGGTCGGCCTTCGAAACTAAGGTAGCACGTTTTactgttgtctcgttaaaaaccttgccaaaaagtTTACTTCGGGAAAAAACcaattcaaggaaaaaagagtaaaacacgtgctttcagacctaatagtcacatttGCCCACGGCCTAGTACCTGCATAAGTTAGTCcgtaatataataaaattaaagagGGGATTGCactcgtaccttagcagtagtatcgatTTAAGTGTGCCACGtttcagttgttcggtagttgtaaACCGTTTCCCAACTCGCATTTATACGAGCCTTTTTCATTTATTCCGGCAAATCTATACAGTCCTTCCCAATTCGCGCCCAGTTTCCCGTTATTTGGGTTCCTGGTGTGTAATattacttttcttaacaccaatTCCCCGACTTGAAAATGTCGAAGGTTagctcttcggttgtagtacctCCCTACTTGCTGCTTGTGGGTGGCCAACCGGACCAGAGCTGCATCCCgcctttcgtccaataattcctCGCTCGTGGTCATAGCCTCGCCGTTTGACATTTCAGTAGCATACTGGAACCTGAGTCTTGGTTCCGCTACATCGATCGGTATTAAGGCTTCTGCTTCGTAGACTAGAGATAGCGGGGTCACTCTGGTACTCGACTTCGAAGTCGTTTGGTATGTCCACATGACTTCGGGAaagatttccttccactttccttcTGAATCGGTCAATCTCTTTTTCAAGTTTTGGAGTATAGTTTGTTCGTCGATTCCGCTTTCCCATTCCCACTTGGGTGGTAAGGCATTGATAATATCTTcctgattttgtggtcttcgaaaaaCTTACTTACCTTGGTGTCGACAAATTATTTTCCGTTGTCGCAAACGATCTCAGCCGATATTCCAAATCGATATATTATGTTatcccagatgaagtcgatgACCACTTTCTCCCGGACCTTCTCGAATGCCTGAGCCtcgacccacttagaaaaataatagGTCGTGAGTAGTATGTATTGGGATTTATCAGGCTCCCATGGCAGGGGACcagcgatatccattccccatttcataaacgaCCATGGCGACAGGACTGGGTGAAGCATCTCTCCCAGTTGATGAATCATCAGGGTGTGTCTTTGACACCTGTTGCATTTCCATACGAAGTCTTTCGTTTCTTTCTCTATTTCATTTCAGTAGTAACTAGCTCTGATTAACTTCCGAACTAGGGATTCTACCCCCGAGTGGTTCCTGAAAGTGACCTCGTGGACCTCTCTCATGGAGTATTCGGTCTCTCCTAGACCCAAGCACATAGCTAGTGGGCCGAAGAAGGATCTTCTAAACAATTTCCTCTCGGCCAAACAGAAACTGGCAGCTTTGGTGTGTAGGGTTTTCGATTCTTTAGGATTCGATGGAAATTTTCCTGTCTTCAGGTAGTCTATATATTTGTTACTCCAATACCAAGTCAAACTTGTCGAGTTTTTCTCTGTCTGACCTTCTTCTACCACCGAGTTCATAAGCTATACCACTTCCTCTGAGTCGAATTCATCAGAGTCAACAGACGACCCCAAGTTGATCAGTGCATCGGACTCACTATTCTGATCTTGAGGTATGTGCTGGATAGTCCACTCCTTGAATTTGTCTAAGGTCACCtgcaatttgtccaagtacctccgcATCCGTTCCTATTTTACTTTGATTGCTCCATTGAATTGATTCACGATAAGGAGGGAATCatatttggcttcgatcacttcggcACCGAGACCCTTAGCCAGTTCTAGACTTGCAATCATAgcttcatactcggcttcataGTTAGTCAATTTTAAAGTTCTAATGGACTGTCTAATTACGTTACCCGCAGTGGTTTTAATACCCGAGCTCGGACCCTTTCATGTTGGAGGCACCGTCTGTGAATAGGGTCTAGATCCCAGAGCTAGTCCCCAAGGTGAGTAGCAATTCCCATTCGACCTCAGGTATCAAGGCCGGCATAAAGTCatccacaaagtctgccaaaatctgaGATGTCTTTGAACTACCTTGACGTTGTCAACTACGGTGATGTCCTTTATGGCTtttattttatcggggttgatctctattccccgattaGATACCAGGAATCcgagaaacttacccgagccgaccccaaatgcacatttctTTGGGTTtaacttcatgttgtacttccgtaatatgtcaaaggtttcctataaatgtttcaaatggttgACTAGGCATTGGTATGTGGCACCGACGTTCTTTAATCCGAATGGaattacgttatagcagtaggtgccgaacttggttatgaaagaagttttttcttgattgtccgggtccatccgaatttggttgtacccaaagtaggcgtcgagaaaactgagtatcTCGTGTCTGGTCTCCACGTCAATGATTCAATCGATgataggcaaagggaaagaatcctttgGACAtaccttgtttaaatccttataatctacacacatcctcAGTTTATTTCCTATATTAagtactaccactacgttagctaaccaatctgggtatttaacttcccggatgaaacctatttttagaagtttgggtacctcgtccttgatgaacgcGTGTTTGATCTCGAACTgcggtcttcttttttgcttaactggatggaacttcggatccatgCTTAACTTATGAGTGGTTACCTTCGGTGGGATCCCTCTCATGTCTAGATGGGACCAGAAAAAACAACCggcgttagctttaagaaaatcaataagttttttcctgagcttgggGGTTAACTCTGTGCCCAggtgtcacaacccgaaattcccaccttcagggccgtgatggcgcctaacatttcacttgctaagcaagcctaCGTTAGAGTAATTCTTTTACCAATTTTAAACACTCTGAACAATTTAACCAATCAGATAGAAATGAAGTTAAAATGAAGTATAAAATAGCATAATAATCCAAAATCTAGTACAACTGGATCTcgagtcacaagtacacgagcttttAGAGGTTCAACATatagagtctgaaataaatacaactgtcttgGATGAGATGAACAGTAAATAAGGAaggaggaaggggacttcaaggtctgtgaacgccagcagatctacctcgagtctccaaatgctAATCTGAGCTTATGAACCTCAAATacagctgggaccagtaccaaaatctgcacaagaagtgcagagtgtagtatgagtacaaccgacccaatgtactccgtaagtatcgagcctaacctctacgagatagtgacgaggctatgacagaaCACCCACGTAATTAAACCTGTACAGATAAAAATATACGTACAACATAACAATAATTAAGGATTTAACATGAActactgggaggggacatgcgaaaggggtacAAATTACGGTAACTACAACAGGGAATGACAACATGAAACAGTCAATAAACCTTCAGCCAATGAAATGGATAAACATAATGAATATAAACtgtacggcatcacctttcgttcttgtactctcaacctcaccatgaaacagtaataatggcactcaatcacccttcgtgtttttactctcaatctcaacaTAAAATGAAAAAtacggcacggtatcacccttcgtgattttaccctcaatttcatcatgaaatgataaatacggcacggcatcaccctacgtgctttaactctcttcctctCTATGTATAAATCAACAAATGGAACAATAgtcggcacgacatcacccttcgtgcattaacactctctccCTTACCATGAAGCAATGAATATATAataattgggagaaagaataatCAAGAATAAACCTTACGTCAACAACATTTCCACAATACCGAGCCCCAACTTCCAATAATATtcaactatcacaaataattcataaatgaggaaagaatgatcaattaagtaataaactagtctagacatggatatcataatcaaagaaGGAAATAAATCACGAGAGACAAGTTTCAACCGCATGTTTTAACCCaccaacaacgcataagtactcgtcacctcatatatacgttgtacccaacattTAAATGCGTAGCAATTAGGAAAACaggtcctaatccctcaagtcaaggttaaccatgacacttaccttgttccaaaaatcaactcaaagctcaaccacggctttgcctttcgaattagtctccaaaccaatcaaacctagcaatTTATTTACCAATAATTCAATttaagctttagaaattattcacaattcgacAGAGACTTAACTTAAGTCATTTAcggaaaagtcaaccaaaagtcaacgtggggcccacTTTTCGAAACCTGACGAAAAATCACGGAATCCAAACAGCCaatccgatacgagttcaaccatataaaaattatcgaattccgatatcggattgcctttcaagtcttcattttacatttttcgaagattttacaaaattccgattttcttcaattaaattcacgaattcatgatataaataagtatggaatcatgataTATAAATGATTtaagataaggaacacttacccagttcaaacttGTGAAAAAACCCTctgaaaattgcccaaaccgaactccccaactctattttgtCAGATATGGCAAAACTCTCCATTTATAAGGATTAATGTTTGAGCGCCACTGGTAGCGTGGGGAACTACCTGTGTCCCAGTTTCCAGAATCTCAAAAATACCAGtgccagggatagcgccccacgctaccctaggCGCTGGTGACGGGATTTGTTTTCTATTTCGCCCGGGTCAAGGTTATTTCGGTAACCACTACTTTCACATAAGATTTGTTCATGAATTTCCTCGAGGTACCAAACCTAAAAATAACAAATCACgcaccgattcaagcctaagaaacttatgaactttcaaattccaaattctatattcgatgtcgaaacctatcaaatcaagtctgattgacctcaaattttacaaacaagtcataaatgacataacggacctatcaaaattttcataactAGTCTGACCCCGATATTactaaagtcaactcctggtcaaatttccaaaccttccatttccaacttttgccatttcaagccaaaatcaactacagacttccaaataaatattcggacacactcctaggtccaaaatcaccataccgagttattggaaccatcaaaacttcattccgcagtcgtttacacaaaagtcaaactctggtcaaccctTTTTATtttagcttctaaaataataattgTTCTCTCTCGATTTAattctgaatcatccgaaaaaccaaactcgaccatacatacaagtcataatacatattacgaagctgctcaagaccttaagctaccaaacgggatgctaattctcaaaaaatgacaagtcgggtcgttacaccaggtatacctttcgatccgatTGGTGCTCAATCAATATAACTTACTCCAACTCCTCGATCGTCTATTTGGTGGCGTCGATGTCATCGAGTGCTATGAATGACCTCAGGACACTGTAATCATCCACATCGTCCGCTCTGTGTTCTCTTTATTTCTCTGATTCGGCTGAGGCCGGCATcattgattgctatttagtttcttctttTTTGGTCGGCTCTGTGCTTTTTGATGTTGAAATCGCGGGCGCCGGGATCACTTCATCGACAA
This region of Nicotiana tomentosiformis chromosome 4, ASM39032v3, whole genome shotgun sequence genomic DNA includes:
- the LOC138910160 gene encoding uncharacterized protein, translating into MKKRQEPPKPSSPKRTVNVIIGGDEVNGGTYTAEKKMSKVTVTHGKRVRQVLDVNSITFDDEDADDLIIPHNDALVISLLAHDTYVKGVLIDPGSSMNIILLRVVNEMQDNYKMIPKARSLSGFYNSSVITKGEVVLTTFAEGVFKDTKFQWGIRQICGDQQASRIINSVMIASTITNDADAK